A genomic stretch from Pseudomonas alkylphenolica includes:
- a CDS encoding LysE family translocator: MYWAEFLTVALIHLLAVASPGPDFAVVVRESVTHGRRAGTWTAFGVGMAIFLHVGYSLLGIGLIVSQSIVLFNALKWLAAAYLLYIGFKALRAGPAAPGSDTVQASTVERTPRAAFVAGFMTNGLNPKATLFFLSLFTVVINPHTPLAIQAGYGVYLAAATGLWFCLVAMLFSQQRVRAGFARMGHWFDRTMGAVLIALGVKIAFTEMH; encoded by the coding sequence ATGTACTGGGCTGAATTTCTCACTGTTGCCTTGATTCACCTGCTGGCCGTGGCCAGTCCCGGTCCCGATTTTGCCGTGGTGGTCCGCGAGAGCGTCACCCACGGGCGCCGCGCCGGTACCTGGACTGCCTTTGGCGTGGGTATGGCGATTTTCCTGCATGTGGGCTATTCGCTGCTGGGCATCGGCCTGATCGTGTCGCAGTCGATTGTGCTGTTCAACGCCCTCAAGTGGCTGGCGGCAGCTTACCTGCTGTACATCGGCTTCAAGGCATTGCGCGCAGGTCCCGCCGCACCCGGCAGCGATACCGTGCAGGCCTCGACGGTGGAGCGCACGCCGCGGGCTGCGTTTGTCGCCGGCTTCATGACCAACGGCCTGAACCCCAAGGCCACGCTGTTCTTCCTGTCGTTGTTCACCGTGGTGATCAACCCGCACACGCCGCTGGCGATCCAGGCCGGTTACGGCGTGTACCTGGCGGCCGCTACCGGCCTGTGGTTCTGCCTGGTGGCGATGCTGTTCAGCCAGCAGCGCGTACGCGCAGGTTTTGCCCGTATGGGCCACTGGTTCGATCGCACCATGGGCGCGGTACTGATTGCTCTGGGTGTGAAGATCGCCTTTACCGAAATGCACTGA
- a CDS encoding NAD(P)H-dependent oxidoreductase: MSKRVLVVLGHPSNQSFCAALSSAYVNSARAVGHEVQVVELGALKFDPVLHSGYQQVQPLEPDLLHAQSLIRWAEHLVFVFPIWWGGIPALLKGFLDRVLLPGFAFKYQSNSPFPTQLLKGRSADLLVSMDTPPWYYRWVYRMPGLEQMRRTTLGFCGIRPQKTLTFGPVISSSTTQREAWLQQVRKLARAS; encoded by the coding sequence ATGAGCAAACGTGTACTGGTAGTCCTCGGCCATCCCTCGAACCAGAGCTTCTGCGCCGCCTTGAGCAGCGCCTATGTCAACAGTGCCCGTGCGGTCGGTCATGAAGTTCAGGTCGTGGAACTGGGGGCATTGAAATTCGACCCCGTGCTACACAGCGGCTACCAGCAGGTACAGCCGCTGGAACCCGACCTGCTGCACGCGCAATCACTGATCCGCTGGGCCGAACACCTGGTGTTTGTGTTCCCGATCTGGTGGGGCGGCATTCCCGCGTTGCTGAAAGGCTTCCTTGACCGTGTCCTGCTCCCCGGCTTCGCCTTCAAGTACCAAAGCAACTCCCCCTTCCCCACGCAACTGCTCAAAGGCCGAAGCGCCGACCTGCTGGTCAGCATGGACACGCCACCCTGGTATTACCGCTGGGTGTACCGAATGCCGGGCCTGGAACAGATGCGCCGTACCACCCTGGGCTTTTGTGGAATCAGGCCACAAAAGACGTTAACGTTTGGCCCCGTCATCAGCTCGAGCACGACGCAACGCGAGGCCTGGTTGCAACAGGTGCGCAAGCTGGCCCGCGCCAGTTAA
- a CDS encoding MerR family transcriptional regulator — MYIGKAAQLSGATIKCIRHYEKIGLLPAPKRQGSYRIYDEQSVALVSLIKCAQKLGFSLKQMQAMVSENGPGELQLSRIRQAIACRKAQLQAQIADLQQQHQSLLAFEASLEQTRYDCFTYPT; from the coding sequence ATGTATATCGGCAAAGCCGCGCAGCTGTCCGGCGCCACGATAAAATGCATACGCCACTATGAGAAAATCGGCCTGCTGCCCGCGCCAAAGCGCCAGGGCAGCTACCGCATCTATGATGAACAGAGTGTGGCGCTGGTGAGCCTGATCAAGTGCGCACAAAAGCTTGGCTTCAGCCTCAAGCAGATGCAGGCGATGGTCAGCGAGAACGGCCCCGGCGAACTGCAGCTGTCGCGCATCCGCCAGGCCATTGCCTGCAGGAAAGCTCAGCTGCAGGCACAGATCGCCGACCTGCAGCAGCAACACCAGAGTCTGCTGGCCTTCGAAGCCAGCCTTGAGCAGACCCGTTATGATTGCTTTACCTATCCGACCTGA
- a CDS encoding 2-hydroxyacid dehydrogenase, with protein sequence MSALRRAVFLDHHSLDLGDLSLDRLRGCFDELQLYSATAPDQVMERLLGATVAISNKVMIDASTLAACPNLKLILVAATGTNNVDLQAAQARGIVVSNCQGYGTPSVAQHTLALLLALATRLPDYQHAVAEGQWTRAKQFCLLDFPIVELEGKTLGMLGHGELGGAVARLAEAFGMRVLLGQLPGRPPREDRLPLDELLPQVDALTLHCPLNEHTRNLIGTRELALLKPGAFVINTARGGLIDEQALADTLRSGHLGGAATDVLSVEPPVHGNPLLAKDIPRLIITPHSAWGAVESRQRIVEQLCENAEAFFAGSPRRQVG encoded by the coding sequence ATGTCCGCCCTGCGCCGCGCCGTATTCCTCGACCATCATTCCCTGGACCTGGGCGACCTCAGCCTGGATCGCCTGCGCGGTTGCTTCGACGAGCTGCAACTGTACTCGGCCACCGCCCCCGATCAGGTGATGGAACGCTTGCTCGGCGCAACCGTGGCGATCAGCAATAAAGTGATGATCGACGCCAGCACCCTGGCTGCCTGCCCCAACCTGAAGCTGATCCTGGTGGCCGCCACCGGCACCAACAATGTCGATCTGCAGGCCGCACAGGCCCGGGGCATCGTGGTCAGCAACTGCCAGGGCTACGGCACACCGTCGGTCGCCCAGCACACCCTGGCCCTGCTGCTGGCGCTGGCTACACGCCTGCCGGACTATCAACACGCCGTCGCCGAGGGACAATGGACGCGGGCCAAGCAGTTCTGCCTGCTGGACTTCCCGATCGTCGAGCTGGAGGGCAAGACCCTCGGCATGCTCGGTCACGGTGAACTGGGCGGTGCAGTGGCACGCCTGGCCGAAGCCTTTGGCATGCGCGTGCTGCTCGGGCAGTTGCCCGGGCGCCCGCCTCGTGAAGACCGCCTGCCCCTGGATGAACTGCTCCCGCAGGTCGATGCGCTGACCTTGCACTGCCCGCTCAACGAACACACCCGCAACCTGATCGGCACTCGCGAACTGGCCCTGCTCAAGCCCGGCGCCTTTGTCATCAACACCGCCCGCGGCGGTCTGATCGACGAGCAGGCGCTGGCCGATACCTTGCGTTCCGGCCATCTGGGCGGTGCCGCCACCGACGTACTGAGTGTCGAACCGCCGGTCCATGGCAACCCGTTGCTGGCCAAGGACATCCCGCGCCTGATCATCACCCCGCACAGCGCCTGGGGCGCGGTGGAGTCACGCCAGCGCATCGTCGAACAGTTGTGCGAAAACGCCGAGGCGTTTTTTGCCGGCAGCCCGCGTCGACAGGTCGGTTAA